The Dermochelys coriacea isolate rDerCor1 chromosome 13, rDerCor1.pri.v4, whole genome shotgun sequence genome includes the window cttgtctctctctctctccagccgcGAAGACAGTCACTGGGGCAGAAGCTCGGTCCTTTTTTCCTACAGCTGCAAACCCAAGGGAGAGAAACGAatgcaatgatgatgatgatggatgtTGGGATGGGTCACTCCTGGTGCCAATCACATAAACCTCTCTCTCAGTGTCTCTGCTTGACAACTGTCCTGTGTCTGCCAGGAGGCGGGCTCAGTGGGATGACACTCAGGAGTGCTAGACAGCACGAAAAAGTCCAAGGTGAAATAGACCCATGGGTCAGCGTGTCTACACGGATCGCTCCTGTTTGGACTGCAGCGCCCTCGACCGGGCAACTGTAGAAGTGTTCAAcacaaaacctctctctctcacacacacacacacaaacacacacacatacacacactctttcCCAAGGGAGTTTGTCTCTGCAGCATACACGGAAGATTTGCAAAAGGCGGGTGTTGTCAGGTACTCCTAGTGAAGTACTAATTTACGTTGAATTCCCGCTAAATTGTGGGAGATAATTAGAGCAGAATGggattgattaattaattaattaggcaTTAAATTGAAGGATTTTCCAGTAATATTTGTGGGCCCCGAAGCAAGAAAAAGACAGTGTTGTACTGTCTAGTTATCGATCTTTCAAGACATTGTCCTTGCAGCTGCAGTAAGATcaggttttggggtttgtttgtgcCATGGTTTTACCTTTCACTGTGCTTCAGATTTCTCTTCGAAGAGGATTTTCTTATTCCTTTACCAAAGTATCAGATCTTACCAATCGCCTACGTGCACAGACGACCAGTGATGTGATACTTTGGAAAACTTCTAAGAGAGTCCCTTTCGGAGAGAATGAAGAAGAACGATAAAGGAAAGGATAAAGCCATGGAAGTAAATAACCCCTTTCAAGACACCTGTAAGCAcaatagatagagggggtgtatggggatggatagatggagaaGCTATATGAGGGTAAACAGATATTATCAATCTATGTCACCATCCTTGTCTTGTATCTGTGGGGTGGCCACACAGGTTACTGGAAAAGACGATTTGCACACTGATTGGCTAGTAAAGCAGAATGTGATTTAATAATTTCCCACCACGGGGCGCGAATTCGGAATGAAATGGTAAAATTTCACTGTACAAAGAACTCCTGCCTTGTGCAAGTGGCCAGTGAAAGCGGCAGAAGGGACTCCCTTGGGGAATGTTaacagagacaggtttcagagtagcagccgtgttagtctgtatccataaaaagaaaaggagtacttgtggcaccttagagactaacaaatttatttgagcagaagctttcgtgagctacagctcacttcatcggatgcattcagtggaaaatacagtggggagatttatatacacacagaaagaacatgaaacaatgggttttatcatacacactgtaaggagagtgatcacttaagatgagctactaccagcaggaagggcggaggtgggggggaaggaagaaaaccttttgtgatgggtttcagagtagcagccatgttagtctgtattcgcaaaaagaaaaggagtacttgtggcaccttagagactaacaaatttattttagcataagctttcgtgaactacagctcacttcatcaaggtgggccatttccagcagttgacaagaacttctgaggaacagtggggggtgaggggaggggaaataacatagggaaatagttttactttgtgtaatgacccatccactcccagtcactattcaagcctaagttaattgtatccagtttgcaaattaaatccaattcagcagtctctcgttggagtctgtttttgaagcttttttgttgaaggatagccactctcaggtctgtaatcgagtgaccggagagatggaagtgttctccaactgttttttgaatgttatcattcttgacgtctgatttgtgtccatttattcttttacgtagagaccgtccagtttggccaatgtacatggcagaggggcattgctggcacatgatggcatatatcacattggtagatgcgcaggtgaacgagcctctgatagtgtggctgatgtgattaggccctatgatggtgtcccctgaataaatatgtggacagagttggcaacgggctttgttgcaaggctaggttcctgggttagtggttctgttgtgtggtgtgtggttgctggtgagtatttgcttcaggttggggggctgtctgtaagcaaggactggactgtctcccaagatctgtgagagtgatgggtcatccttcaggataggttgtagatccttgacgatgtgttggagaggttttagttgggggctgaaggtgatggctagtggcgttctgttatttcttttgttgggcctgtcctgtagtaggtgacttctgggtactcttctggctctgtcaatctgtttcttcacttcagcaggtgggtattgtagttgtaagaatgcttgatagagatcttgtaggtgtttgtctctgtgtgaggggttggagcaaatgaggttgtatcatagagcttggctgtagacaatggatcgtgtggtgtgatctggatgaaagctagaggcatgtaggtaggaatagaggtcagtaggtttccggtatagggtggtgtttatgtgaccattgcgtattagcactgtagtgtccaggaagtggatctcttgtgtggactggtccaggctgaggttgatggtgggatggaaattgttgaaatcctggtggaattcctcaagggcttcttttccatgggtccagatgatgaagatgtcatcaatgtagcacaagtagagtaggggcattaggggacgagagctgaggaagcgttgttctaagtcagccataaaaatgttggcatactgtggggccatgcgggtacccatcgcagtgccgctgatttgaaggtatacattgtccccaaatgtgaaatagttatgggtgaggacaaagtcacaaagttcagccaccaggttagccgtgacagtatcggggatactgttcctgacggcttgtagcccatctttgtgtggaatgttggtgtagagggcttctacatccatagtggccaggatggtgtttttaggaagatcaacagtggattgtagtttcctcaggaagtcagtggtgtctcgaagatagctgggagtgctggtaacatagggcctgaggagggagtctacatagccagacaatcctgctgtcagggtgccaatgcctgagttgatggggcatccaggatttccaggtttatggatcttgggtagcagatagaataccccaggtcggggttccaggggtgtgtctgtgcggatttgttcttgtgctttttcagggagtttcttgagcaaatgctgtagtttcttttggtaactctcagtgggatcagaaggtaatggcttgtggaaagtggtgttggagagctgcctagcagcctcttgttcatattccgacctattcatgatgacaacagcacctccttcgTCAGccgttttgattatgatgtcagagttgtttctgaggctgtggatggcactgtgttatgcatggctgaggttatggggcaagtgatgctgcttttccacaatttcagtccatgcacgtcggcggaagcactctatgtagaagttcagtctgttgtttCTACCTTCAacaggagtccacccagaatccttctttttgtagtgttggtaggaaggtctctgtgggttagtatgttgttcagaggtgtgctggaaatattccttgagtcggagatgtcgaaaataggattctaggtcaccacagaactgtatcagacgttcttgtcaactgctggaaatggcccaccttgattatcaccacaaaaggttttcttccttccccccaccccctctacctgctggtaatagttcatcttaagtgatcactctcctttcagtgtgtatgatgatacccattgtttcatgttctctgtgtgtatataaatctccccactgtattttccactgaatgcatccgataaagtgagctgtagctcacgaaagcttctgctcaaataaatttgttagtctctaaggttccacaagtcctccttttcttttaagagaGACAGTTTTCTGGTTTCACCTGCTGGCAGCTCGGGCCGTCTCCCGCCAGGAGCCGCTGCAGTACAAGCAAAAATGGTCCCTATATAGATATAATGACGTTCCTTGGTCTCTGCTGCTTCGCCTGGCTTTTCAAGAAGTCGGGttctcctgcccccgccccctgccagaCGCAGTGCAAAGAGAGacaggctggggcggggaggggaggtggggtgttTATGCTGTTACCGGACCCCTCCCAGTCACTCGCATCTCCAGCTCCAGAAGAAGCATCACTGCCTGTTATTTAGCACTCACAACTCCGGGTAGCACGCTCCGGATAACACTGCAGCTGGTGGCGTTAGGAAAAGAGCATTTCCACAGGGGCTAGGCAGAGACACCAGGGGCTGAccctggggaggagcagagacacCGAGATTCTCCTGTGACAATGGTACCAATTCTAGTCTCAGCGGTTGTGCTGATTTTTGTTTCCAGTAAGATTACACATTTTCCAGTCTCTCTCAGTCCCCCCTTCTGCATTTTCCCTTCTTAGCTCTTTTAACCACTCTTAGCAGTCACAAGGAAAGGGTGGGGGTTGGCGACAGGAAGTTAACCCGTTAAAAAAACCATTAGAAGCTTTATGGCCCACTAAATTAATTCTCTGCTGCGTTGTTTCTCCTAAGCGCCCAGGGCAAAGCCGATATTCGGCAGCGGGTTTTCTCAGGAGCCTAGAGGGAGCCGAACTGAACCTCCCCTGCTCTCTCGGTTCCGTCATCAGTGAACTTATAATTTGGTACCGACAGTTCCCGAACCGAGGTCCCCAGTATATAGGCTCTGGATACGAAGGGATTTTTAATAGTATCTACCCAGAGGGAGCCTTGCTCATTCCCGCAGAGAGAAAATCCAGCACCTTGGCCCTGCGCAGGGCGAGGCTGGCAGACGCAGCGGTGGATTACTGCGCTCAGCGTGACATAGTGTGACAGCCAGGGGCTGGTCTGGGACAATAAGCTTCCCTctctggagctgtgtgtgtgagtgtgtgtggtgggagaggAATGTGGGTGTGCTtccaaggctgggggtgggaagcaagacagaaaaaagaaatcaaTAAAACAATTAGGGCCAAATCTATAAAGGTCTCTGTGCGCCTAATTAAATAGTTCGGCGCACAGAGACGTTTTTGTAAATTTCGccctaaatgttttatttctctcATTTTGTTCCCCCGGTCGCCCCTCTCCCCGGCATCTACTGAAGCGTGCCCCACCTTCTGCTCACACCACCCAAACACACCCACACCGGGGACTGAGATATTTATTGAAGGGGAGCAGCCCCTGGCTTTCCCACTGTGTCCCTCCGAGCACAGAAATACACCGCAGCGTCTCCCAGCCTCACACGGCGCAGGGCCAGGCTGCTGGATTCTCTGTCAACGGAGATGTGCAGGGCTCCCGCCGGCTCGAGGGTCTTAGTGGTTTCCTTGTATCCGCTAACAACAAACTCGGGTCCCGTGTTCGGGAGCTCCCGGTACCAGACTGTGCTGTCACTCGCCTTGATGGCGGGGTGGGAACAGGTGAGATTCAGCTCGGCTCCCTCCAAAGCTTGTGCGGATCTCGGCTCTGCCCGGGGCCACTAGGAGCGAAAACCAGCAAGAGAATTGATTCAGTGAGCCTGAAACTTCCGGGGGACCCTAGCAATAAATCGCCTTTCGCCAGTCCCCATCCAGTGACTGGCCCGGGTGTTTAGAAGGGCGGGGGGAGAAtgcagggggaaaggagagagaggtgtGGCTGGACTGAAAGAGAGGACAAGAGGACGGAGTGTACGATAGAGAGGGTGCGTATTTGGTGAGATGCAGGGtggggtagaggaggggggtGTCAGGGTGAGATCGAGGGTGGGGTAGAGAGGGTGACATGGTGAAGTGGAGGAGTGGGGTAGAGGAGACAGGATATGTCGTGGTTGGATGGCGGGGGTGTGGGGTAGAAGATGGGGTGACATGTTCAGATGGGGGTGTGGGGTAGAGGGAGGCGAAACATGCTGAGATGGAGGCAGAGATGGGGAAATCTAATTTTATTCACTGAAAAcaaccaccagcagcacagcctCTAACCCCGGGGTCGCGCCACCATCCTGTCAGCCATGTGGCCGATATGTGGAAGGCCACGCTGGCCTGTGAAAGCAGCTACTGCTCTGTGTGTGAAGGGCGCTGcccttctgctctgcctccagcccccggGAAAGTCAGAGAGAGAATATCCGGCCTTTCCTTTCAGCTCGCAGCAATCCAGACAGCGCGGGGGACAGCAAACCACGGGCCACGATGCCTTGTCTGTGACCCCcggcttctctctttctccccctcgcCCTTGGCTTAGTAACCGGCAGCAGGGACACAGGTTAACTCCCGCCGCCGCGGTGCAACCCGGCCGAACAACGAAATCTCTCCCTCCTTTACTTCCAGCGCGCGCCAGACGGTGGGGACCTGTTCACGCGGAATGAGATTTGCTGGTGACTCGGCCGATAAACCAGCTCCTCCAGCAACCTTAGTGCTGATGTTGCTGTCTCCCTCCTCTATCTATGGGTCGATTTTTCTCTTCGGGGCACCGAAGTATCCCTCCACCCCCCGGAAAAGTGCCAGGCAGTTTTCCTGTAGAGTGAACTTTCCCGTGGGGATCCCGctggagtttgtgtgtgtgtttgtttgacaGACTGTTTCGGAGTTATGTTAATTTTGTTTCATGCTATTCCGTATAATGTCTAAAAAAGGTGAAGCCCTGGATTGGATCAAGCCGCTGAAGCCCAGAGCTAACTGGTGACCAGAGAGACCTGATCCAAGTTCTGTGATTGCGCcgcttctcccttcccctcccagaccccggtgcccgcCTTCCCGATGCTCCGCACAGACCCTGCGCGGTTTTTGCTCAGCTCCCTGCCGGTCCGTGTCACTGTGTCGCTCGCCGCGCAGTAATAGGTCGCGGAGTCGCTCACTTCGCCGGACGCTTTCCACAGGTGGAAGGATTTGAGCTTTTTATCATGGGTGGCATCGAACCCTTTTCTGATCCCTTCATCCGAGTTCTCCCGTCCCAGGTCCCTCAGGAGGAGCcgggggtgctggctggggaactGCACGTACCAGAAGACGGCATACACTGCGGCATCATCATAGCTACAATTGAGGCGCAAACCTTCCCCCTCGGACACAGTCATGGGGCCTTGCGTCTGCATCACCGACACTCCAGTGGCCCcttctggaggggaaaaaataaatcctCGTTGGCATGAAGGATATGACagctgagattttttcaaagcCACCCAAGGGATTCTGGCGCACCGTGCGTAGATTCAAGTCAGGCGACTTTGAAAATGTTCAGACGCTCACTGAATGTAGGGGATTTAGGACcgtaaaaggaaagagagagagggaaggagagattgAGCGAGAGAGGTGCTGCCATGGGAAGGATGCATAGATGGATGGATAGTGGAAAGAGATGTGGGGAGACAGAGAAAAGAGTGAGATTATTTTAGCTGAGAATTATTGTATATTTGAAGGACGAGATCGGGGGAGAGCCATTCAGAAATGAACTAGGAAATCCAACTCACTGAATACTAAAGTCATCGCAACCAGCGAGAACTGGATTGTTAACATCCTCTCGGGGTCCTCGTCTGCCGGGAGCTTTCTTGCTCCTCTCTGACCAGCCCCACGAGTTGTTCGATTTCTCCTTTTCTTGCAGCTGCAAACCAACGCTGGCTCTCCTGAGGGCCGGAGATTTAAAAGCAGGGAAGCCGTGTTTCCGCTGGAGCTGGGGTGGTGAGCGTCTCCCTCTGCCAATTTACCCCCTCCCCATTTCTGTTTGGTCGTAGCTGCCTTCAGGATTTCCTCGCCGCCTTTGCGAGGAGGCAGGTGTCCTCACGAATGAAAAGCCAGGGGGGTGAAATAGCTCCGTGTGTCATCATGTCTATACAGGGGACAGTCCAGCTGGTACCGCACTGCCCTCTTCCGTTCAACTCGGCGAACTACAGAGAGAGATACAGGGGAGCTGAAAAATTGCATTActataattacaggtttcagagtttcatagtagcagccgtgttagtctgtatccgatgaagtgagctgtagctcacgaaagcttatgctctaataaatttgttagtctctaaggtgccacaagtactgaggtttcagagtagcagccgtattagtctgtatccgcaaaaagaaaaggaggagtgccttgtggcaccttagagactaacaaatttatttgagtataagctttcgtgagctacagctcactacagttCATACTTCATCACTGCAtctagctcacgacagcttatgctcaaatacatttgtctCTAAAGTgacgcaagtcctccttttcttattactgtaATTATTTCAGAAGATCATTTCCAAGAGTGGGAGGGTTTCTTTGAGGTTGCTATAAAACGGGCTAATATAATTCATTGggaattatgtttttttaaaattcagtttcttcAGGAATAGGCATTTATCCTCCTATaacatgtcttttaaaaataattctgtctCTGTATTGGAGGGGTTTATCTTGTTTCTGCTCACCACCGCAGTATGGGAATGTCTTCCACACGTTATTGATAGCAGCACCAAAGTCCTTAGCGGGCTTCAGAGCGTCTCTGGCTTTTGCCAGGTTAAGTGTAACAGTTCTGCTTGGAGGGTTAGAGTTTTTGATTGTATTAATTTActttctgtttgtttcattttcatttgttgTAGTGAAGTTGATAAtgagtaataataatataatagtaGAAGAAGAATTTTGGGTGGATGGGTGGTGGGGCTGGATAGAAGAGGGTCACTCTTGCATTACTCTTAAAGGCCCTTTTTGAGAGCCATAAACAGAATAAAGGTGAAACTGGGCCCTCGCTCACATCAGTGTACTAGCTCCAGAGTCACTCATGCAGTAACAGAGCTACTCTGGAATTACATCATTGAAGGTGGAACTACACTCTTGGAGATTTGGGGTACAAGTTTCAAAAGTGCCTTCATGACTTAAAGGCTTAAAGTACCATTTTCCAAAGAGATGTTGGACCAAATTTTTAAAGATGTCATTGTAAACTGTGTGAAACCTTGTTAAGCCCTGAGTAAAAACCTTGTTCAAATTGATATGTGAAACTGTCCTTCACTTAAGGTAGTTGTAAGAAATGTTTACAGGGGCTCACACCTAAAACAAAGTCTAATAGGGTCTGCTCAAGTTTGGAGTGGGGTTCCAATGAGtattggacttttcagcttggaaaagagatgattaagggggatatgatagaggtctataaaatcatgactggtgtagagaaaataGATGAGGaaatgctatttactccttctcataatacaagaactgaaattaataggcagcaggtttaaaacaaacaaaaggaagtcttgcttcacacaatgcacagtcaatccatggaactctttgccagaggaggttgtgaaggccaaaactataacagggttcaaaaaaaatagataaattcatggaggataggtccatcaatggctattagccaggatgggcaggtatggtgtccctagtctctgtttgtcagaagctggcaatgggcaacagggaatggatcacttgattccctgttctgctcattccctttggggcatctggcactggccactgtcagaagacaggatactgagctagatggaccttttggtctgacctagtctggacattcttatgttcttaccaaGCCTGCAAATCCTGCgccttggcagggggttagattagatggCCCCTGCTAACCCTGTGAGACTAATTTCTCCTCCCAACAGGTACATCCACAAGGCCCCAGACTTTGTCCAGATGCTCTAGTCAAAACAGTATTTGGGAGCCTAAAGACTCAGACTTGGATGCCTCATGGGATTTCCAAATGCAGCTAGCCCCTAACTTTCAgggaagccagtgggagctggggggcttttgaaaattctactg containing:
- the LOC122456408 gene encoding uncharacterized protein LOC122456408 encodes the protein MLTIQFSLVAMTLVFKGATGVSVMQTQGPMTVSEGEGLRLNCSYDDAAVYAVFWYVQFPSQHPRLLLRDLGRENSDEGIRKGFDATHDKKLKSFHLWKASGEVSDSATYYCAASDTVTRTGRELSKNRAGSVRSIGKAGTGVWEGKGEAAQSQNLDQVSLWPRAEPRSAQALEGAELNLTCSHPAIKASDSTVWYRELPNTGPEFVVSGYKETTKTLEPAGALHISVDRESSSLALRRGQGAGFSLCGNEQGSLWVDTIKNPFVSRAYILGTSVRELSVPNYKFTDDGTERAGEVQFGSL